The following proteins are co-located in the Podarcis raffonei isolate rPodRaf1 chromosome 5, rPodRaf1.pri, whole genome shotgun sequence genome:
- the OTOS gene encoding otospiralin, translated as MKLIFVVIVCFCILVNTQTGARPIEDEEDPYRQPANMPYWPFTTNDFWAYVEYFRILGAYHRINEMARTFFAHQPLGSTLGYHVPDHEH; from the exons ATGAAGTTAATCTTTGTGGTCATAGTTTGCTTCTGCATTTTGGTGAACACACAAACAG GTGCCAGACCGATCGAGGATGAAGAAG ACCCCTACAGACAGCCTGCAAACATGCCCTATTGGCCTTTCACAACCAACGATTTCTGGGCATATGTGGAATACTTCCGGATCTTAGGAGCATACCATAGAATCAATGAGATGGCCAGGACCTTCTTTGCTCATCAACCTCTTGGAAGTACTCTTGGATATCATGTCCCGGATCATGAGCACTAA